TTTATTTTAAAGCCGAGCAAACTATCCTTTTCACCCAAAACATTCAGCCCGTAAACAGGTATTCCTTCTATTTCGGATTTGCAAACTCCGTGATGATGACCGAAAAAAACAATCTTCGGCTTGATTTTTAAGATAAGTTCCCTGAGTCCTGCGGCTTTCGGATAATATCTCTTTTTATCGTTATCTTCTATAAGAACGCCTTCGGGGGCATCGTGCGAAATAAAGATATCTATATTCCCGTTTGCATGCTTTATTAAATTGTCTATCTCATATTTGGTGTAATATCTATCTGCCTCACGATGATTAAAATATTCGGGGTCATATTTTCCACCAATTCCTGCAACAACAAGATTTTCGGTGTTGCCGCCATTGAGACTTGCATCTTTGCCGCTTTTATATGCAGCCATTCCTGTTCCGGCTTTAATATCAGCAACCGTCCCATTCGGCACATAAAAGAGATTCTTAAGTATCTCGAAATCCCCCGACAGTTTTACGGCTTCAAGGAAGTTAAAATCCTCATTGTTGCCGTTTATAAAATATGTTTTTATGGGAACGGCTCTTTTTCCTTTATGCCACTTTGGAAAATCTCCTGTCCCGCCATGAAGTTTAGTTATTCCGTCATGATTTTTTTCGTCTATCCATATGCCAAAATCGCCAACCTGTAAAACAACATCAAAGCTAATTTTAAGCTTTAATTCAAAATCCCTTATATTTTCATAAAATTTGTCGATTCTTCCGTGAACATCGCCCGCAACGCATATATTCATTCTTTAGATTATATTATCTTACTTTTTTAATACGGAAACTTTTAAATTAACATTATCTTTTATGAAAGAGATAAAATCCCGTAATCCGTTATTTTCGATATTTTCCGCTTTCGAATTATTTTTGCACGATGTTTCGAAAATCACCAAATCCTTATTTATAGACAAAGCATTTTCCCTTATTTTAGCAATATCGGAATCCAGAACGGACAAAAGGTCAATTTTATTTATAACCATGACTTTAGACTTATAAAAAGCGGCAGGATATTTTAAGGGTTTGTCATCGCCTTCCGTTATCGAAAGAACCACAACCTTTATATCCTCGCCAAGATTAAACGCCGTGGGGCAAACAAGATTTCCTACATTTTCTATTAATATTATATCCGCATCCTTTATGTCTAAATTATTAAGCGAGCCGTTCACCATTTTTGCATCTAGATGACATGTCCCGTTTGTAATAATTTGATATGCAGGAACATTTAACTTATCTATTCGTTTTTTATCTAAATCCGTCTCGACATCCCCCTCTATAACTGCTACCTTAAAGCCGTCCGATTTTAAAATAGGAACTATAGATTCCAGCAACGATGTCTTGCCCGAACCCGGAGAGCTCAAAAAATTCATAACAAAAGCCTTTTTGAATAATGCTTTATTTTTATTTGCGATAATATCATTTGTTTCTAAAGCATTCCTCTGAATCAATAATGACCTGCCTGCGCGCCTTTGACTCGAATTTAACATGGTGATAACAAATATACTCTATTAAATTTTTTTTATTTACTTTTTTATGATTTTATAGTTTTCATTTTACATTTTAATGCCGTAACATTATCAATTATTTTATCAATCAACCAGAATTTCCTGAATGGTTATTTCATCGCCGCCGGCTGGAATAAAATCGAGCAAAACATTCTTAAATCTTTCATCGTTTAAATTTTGAAACGCAAAGACAAGGTAATTTTTATCAATCCCGGAATATTTGCCGAGATTTAATTTTACCTCGCTGACACTTTTTACGCCTTTTAAATAGCCGTTTTCTTGAAGCGTATCGACTATTTCTAAGGCTATGGAAAATTCGTGCATAAAAAAATCAATAAAAAAATTCAAAACTTAATTTGACATTTTATATTTTAATGATAATATTTTATATATTATATATCATTTAATTTCTAAATATAATAATTTTAATAAAAAATTATAAAATTACCATATATTTATAATGTAATAATTAATTAAATTTATTTAATTAATAATGTAAAATTTGTTTATAATTTAGGAGGTTATATGGGAAATGGCAAAAGAATCCGCGCCGCAAAAAATGAAAACGATAATCCTTTTTCAATGCCCGAAGAGGATAATAATTTCAATTTCAAATGGGACCCCTTAAGGAATATCGCGGACGACCCTGACGAGGTTTTAAAAAGGGTTGATGAACGGTTAGACAGCCTTGAAAAAGAGCGCTTTAGCGGCAAAAAAGATAAAGACGGCAACCTTGAAAATATCTTTAGTCTCCATGGAGTAACAAGAAGGGACTTTATCAAATGGAGTGCTTTCTTAACATCGGCCATGATGCTCCCTTATATATTCAGTCCCAGAGTAGCGAGAGCCGCCAATATACTGACAAGAACCCCTTTTATATGGCTTGATATGGCGGATTGTATGGGAAACACCGAAGCCTTTATCAGAACCGCCCACCCCACGCCCGCCGAAATAATTCTTAACTATGTCAGCGTGGATTATATGGAATCCATAATGGCTCCCGCCGGTTATCAGGCGGAAGCAAGACGAATAGAAACCGTCAAAAAGCATAAAGGAAAATATATTTTAGTAGTGGAAGGTGCAATCCCTACAGGTCTTAACGGAAAATTTCTCACTATCGGAGCAAAAGGAGATTCTGGTCTAAAAATTGCCAAAGAAACATCCAAAGATGCAGGCATTATAGTTGCGATAGGCAATTGCGCTTCTTACGGAGGCATACCCGCCGCACGCCCAAATCCTACTTCGGCCGTCGGTCTCAGCTCCGTTACAAACAGGCAGGTTATAAATATCCCCGCCTGTCCGGCAAACCCGGTAAATGTCGTAGGCACTTTAGTGGAATATATATTGGTGGGAAAAGCCCCTCAGCTTGACAGCCTTGGAAGACCGCTGTGGGCATACTCCGGAAGGCTTCACGATAACTGTTATAGAAGGGGGCATTTCGAAGCGGGCGAATATGTGAGGCAATGGGGCGACGAGGGGGCAAAAAAACAATATTGCCTATATATGATGGGATGCAAAGGGCCTTTTACATGGAATAACTGCACCGTGGTGGAATATAATCAGGATATAAGCTTTCCTATGAGAGCGGGACACGGTTGTATCGGCTGTTCTCAGCCCGCATTCTGGGATAGAATGACCCCGTTTGAGAAGCCCAATGCGGATGCAAAAATTATACTCCCCATGGTCGAAGCTACCGCCGATGAATTCGGCGTGGCTCTTCTCGGAGCGGCCGGCGCCGGAATTGCGGCTCATGCTATATACACGGGGGTTAAAAAGAAAAGAGAATCCAAAAAAACATCTGAAAAGAAAAAAAGTGATTCAGATAAAAATGATGACAATAATGACAAGTAAAGAATAAGATAATATAAAATCCCGAATCAATATGGATTCCCGCCTTCGCGGGAATGACTGTACTTAAATATTAATAAAATATTTGGAGGATATATGGCAACAAAGATTATAGTCGATCCGATAACCAGAATAGAGGGACACCTGCGAATAGAAGCGATTCTTAACGGCAATGAAATAACCGAAGCATATTCATCGGGCACTCTATTCAGGGGGATAGAACTTATACTTAACGGAAGAGCTCCCGAAGACGCAGGGCTTTTTGCCCAAAGAATTTGCGGGGTCTGTACCTATGCCCACTATGAAGCCGCCACATGGGCGGTTGAAAACGCTCTCGGCATACATCCTCCAAAAAATGCCAGAATTGCCCGCAATATATTAAAAGGCGCACAAATGGTTCAGGACCATTTAGTCCATTTTTACCAGCTTGCCGGTTTGGACTGGGTCGATATAGTGTCTGCGCTTAAAGCCGACCCGAAAAAAACGATGGATCTGGCGTATGCCTATACAAAGACGCCTTATAACGCGAGTTTAGCAAGATTCGAAGAAGTAAAGGCAAGGCTCAACAACTTTGTCAAGTCGGGCCAACTCGGGCCTTTTGCGGGCGGCTATTGGGGAAACCCGTCTTACAAACTTCCCCCCGAAGGAAACCTTTTGATAGCCTCGCACTATTTAGACAATCTTAATATTTTAAGAATACCCGCCCAAATCATAGCGATTTTAGGAGCAAAAGACCCTCATCCTCAAACCTGCGTGGTCGGCGGCATTTCATCTATCGCGGACATTATTAACCCTCAAAGAATGGATGATATTTTATTCAGGATAGGAAAAATTACCGACTTCATCAATAATGCCTACATACCGGATTTGCTGACCGCGGCTGAGTTTTATAAAGAAGAAGCTCTTCAGGGCATCGGCGGCGGACTTAAAAACTATCTTTCGTACGGCGCATTTCCTCAAACGGATGATGAAAATCCGGATGATTATTATTTAATGAGGGGTATTATATTCGATAGAGACCTCGGCAAGGTTCACGGTTTGGATGAAAAAAAGATAACGGAGTTTGTTACGCATTCATGGTATAAATACCCGAATGAAAAGGTAGGGCTTAACCCGTCCGTCGGAATCACGGACCCTGATTATACAGGCTTAAACAAAGACGGAAGCCTTAAAGAAGACGAGAAATACAGCTGGCTTAAATCTCCGAGATATGAAAATAAGGCTATGGAAGTTGGACCTCTTGCGAGAACGTTGGTTGCATATGCCAAAGGAAATAAAACTATAAAATCTTTAGTGGATTACGTCCTAAAAACATCGGGGTTGCCCGTAACCGCGCTATTTTCCACTCTTGGAAGAACGGCGGCAAGAGGAATAGAAGCGAAATACGTAGCCGACGCATTAGAATCATGGACATTAGAACTGATTAAAAATGCGGCGATTGACCAGACAAGCTGGACAAAGTATGATATGCCTTCGAAAGAAATTACGGGAATCGGACTCGACGAGGCTCCAAGGGGGGCTTTAGGCCACTGGGTAAGAATAAAAAATAAGCAGATAGCCCATTATCAAATAGTAGTGCCATCGACATGGAACGCTTCTCCGAGAGACGCATTTAACAACCCGGGGGCTTATGAAGCATCTTTAGTCGGCGTTAAGCTTGCAAACGCTTCCGAGCCTCTTGAAATTTTGCGGACGGTTCATTCGTTTGACCCCTGTTTAGCCTGTGCCGTCCATATAATAGACCCGAAAACAAATGAAATAAAAAAATTTAAAATTAGTTAATTTTCATGTTTTTATATTTAATTAACTTTTAAAATGGGGTTAATTATGGAAAATAAAGAAAAAAAATACGGCGATATACAATTAGTCCACAGAATGACGGTTATAAAAAGAATTATACACTGGTCATTTTTTTTAGCTATCATTAATAACATCATTACGGGCTTTTATATAGCCTATCCATTTCTTATATTTGGAAAAACCCCTGCGCAATCCGATTCCCTTTCAAAAGGGATTATTAATTCAGGAGAAACATATCAGGCATTCATAATGACATGGATGAGGGAATTCCATTTTATCGGCGCTGTTATTATAGATGTTATTTTTATCGTCTGGCTGTATCTGGCTTTTTTTTCGTGGAAAGAGCCTCTTTATAAAAGCTTTATACCTTTCGGGGATAAAATAGCGGAGGCGGGGAGAATGGTTAAGCACTACTTC
The Candidatus Acidulodesulfobacterium ferriphilum genome window above contains:
- a CDS encoding hydrogenase maturation nickel metallochaperone HypA, giving the protein MHEFSIALEIVDTLQENGYLKGVKSVSEVKLNLGKYSGIDKNYLVFAFQNLNDERFKNVLLDFIPAGGDEITIQEILVD
- a CDS encoding Ni/Fe hydrogenase, which gives rise to MGLIMENKEKKYGDIQLVHRMTVIKRIIHWSFFLAIINNIITGFYIAYPFLIFGKTPAQSDSLSKGIINSGETYQAFIMTWMREFHFIGAVIIDVIFIVWLYLAFFSWKEPLYKSFIPFGDKIAEAGRMVKHYFTLKDKPETTRYQDPLNAVIFTIFHLLILLQMVTGFQMYVASFTGTSAVGGWWPWLMHFTTDWTLVVFGGLTGVTLVHLFTMWLIIIFIVYHIYIEVWRSVMWKEGDILIPFGGYKYIRNKTETD
- the hypB gene encoding hydrogenase accessory protein HypB, which gives rise to MLNSSQRRAGRSLLIQRNALETNDIIANKNKALFKKAFVMNFLSSPGSGKTSLLESIVPILKSDGFKVAVIEGDVETDLDKKRIDKLNVPAYQIITNGTCHLDAKMVNGSLNNLDIKDADIILIENVGNLVCPTAFNLGEDIKVVVLSITEGDDKPLKYPAAFYKSKVMVINKIDLLSVLDSDIAKIRENALSINKDLVIFETSCKNNSKAENIENNGLRDFISFIKDNVNLKVSVLKK
- a CDS encoding hydrogenase yields the protein MPEEDNNFNFKWDPLRNIADDPDEVLKRVDERLDSLEKERFSGKKDKDGNLENIFSLHGVTRRDFIKWSAFLTSAMMLPYIFSPRVARAANILTRTPFIWLDMADCMGNTEAFIRTAHPTPAEIILNYVSVDYMESIMAPAGYQAEARRIETVKKHKGKYILVVEGAIPTGLNGKFLTIGAKGDSGLKIAKETSKDAGIIVAIGNCASYGGIPAARPNPTSAVGLSSVTNRQVINIPACPANPVNVVGTLVEYILVGKAPQLDSLGRPLWAYSGRLHDNCYRRGHFEAGEYVRQWGDEGAKKQYCLYMMGCKGPFTWNNCTVVEYNQDISFPMRAGHGCIGCSQPAFWDRMTPFEKPNADAKIILPMVEATADEFGVALLGAAGAGIAAHAIYTGVKKKRESKKTSEKKKSDSDKNDDNNDK
- a CDS encoding nickel-dependent hydrogenase large subunit, coding for MATKIIVDPITRIEGHLRIEAILNGNEITEAYSSGTLFRGIELILNGRAPEDAGLFAQRICGVCTYAHYEAATWAVENALGIHPPKNARIARNILKGAQMVQDHLVHFYQLAGLDWVDIVSALKADPKKTMDLAYAYTKTPYNASLARFEEVKARLNNFVKSGQLGPFAGGYWGNPSYKLPPEGNLLIASHYLDNLNILRIPAQIIAILGAKDPHPQTCVVGGISSIADIINPQRMDDILFRIGKITDFINNAYIPDLLTAAEFYKEEALQGIGGGLKNYLSYGAFPQTDDENPDDYYLMRGIIFDRDLGKVHGLDEKKITEFVTHSWYKYPNEKVGLNPSVGITDPDYTGLNKDGSLKEDEKYSWLKSPRYENKAMEVGPLARTLVAYAKGNKTIKSLVDYVLKTSGLPVTALFSTLGRTAARGIEAKYVADALESWTLELIKNAAIDQTSWTKYDMPSKEITGIGLDEAPRGALGHWVRIKNKQIAHYQIVVPSTWNASPRDAFNNPGAYEASLVGVKLANASEPLEILRTVHSFDPCLACAVHIIDPKTNEIKKFKIS